Proteins found in one Choristoneura fumiferana chromosome 16, NRCan_CFum_1, whole genome shotgun sequence genomic segment:
- the Ddrgk1 gene encoding DDRGK domain containing 1 isoform X1, with product MDPFIIAAILSAIVIVVLSITFLRVFQVKPQTAGGARPVPQRDGGPGRVQAVRNQRARMRANARNQAAFEEEEPGVAEEADEEGGQDAQKIDFDDKMGAKKRAKLEAKMEKKKAREAEEQMREMKKKKNEELEEERKKAEEKLEEEERKREEAARKAEEERKKREQEEYEALRAAFTVEGEGFDEEEQEGDSLLKDFVDYIKAQKVVLLEDLAAHFKLKTQAAIDRITDLQASGELTGVIDDRGKFIFISQKELEDVAKFIKQRGRVSITELAESSNDLINLNPVQLSA from the exons ATGGATCCGTTCATAATCGCTGCTATTTTAAGTGCTATAGTCATTGTTGTTCTATCTATTACTTTCCTACGAGTATTCCAAGTGAAACCTCAAA CAGCTGGGGGCGCGAGGCCAGTCCCCCAACGAGATGGGGGCCCCGGCAGAGTGCAGGCTGTCAGAAACCAAAGAGCACGGATGAGAGCTAATG CCCGCAACCAAGCAGCCTTCGAAGAAGAGGAACCTGGTGTAGCCGAGGAAGCCGATGAGGAGGGTGGTCAGGATGCCCAGAAGATAGACTTTGATGACAAGATGGGCGCTAAG AAACGTGCAAAGCTGGAAGCGAAAATGGAGAAGAAAAAAGCCAGAGAAGCCGAAGAACAGATGCGAGAgatgaagaagaaaaaaaatgaagaacttGAGGAAGAAAGGAAGAAAGCAGAGGAGAAACTAGAG GAGGAAGAACGTAAGCGCGAAGAGGCCGCCCGAAAGGCCGAGGAGGAGCGCAAGAAACGTGAGCAGGAGGAGTATGAGGCCCTCCGGGCCGCCTTCACCGTCGAGGGGGAGGGCTTCGACGAAGAAGAACAGGAGGGAGACTCGCTGCTTAAAGACTTTGTTGACTATATTAAG GCACAAAAGGTTGTGTTACTTGAAGATCTTGCTGCTCACTTCAAGCTTAAGACTCAGGCAGCTATCGACAGGATAACAGACCTACAAGCGTCAGGAGAACTTACAGGAGTCATCGATGACCGAGGGAAGTTCATATTCATCTCACAGAAAGAGCTGGAAGATGTAGCCAAATTTATCAAACAGAGAGGCAGAGTATCCATTACAGAGTTGGCAGAATCCAGTAAtgacttaattaatttaaatcctGTCCAGTTATCTGCTTAG
- the Ddrgk1 gene encoding DDRGK domain containing 1 isoform X2 — protein sequence MDPFIIAAILSAIVIVVLSITFLRVFQVKPQTGGARPVPQRDGGPGRVQAVRNQRARMRANARNQAAFEEEEPGVAEEADEEGGQDAQKIDFDDKMGAKKRAKLEAKMEKKKAREAEEQMREMKKKKNEELEEERKKAEEKLEEEERKREEAARKAEEERKKREQEEYEALRAAFTVEGEGFDEEEQEGDSLLKDFVDYIKAQKVVLLEDLAAHFKLKTQAAIDRITDLQASGELTGVIDDRGKFIFISQKELEDVAKFIKQRGRVSITELAESSNDLINLNPVQLSA from the exons ATGGATCCGTTCATAATCGCTGCTATTTTAAGTGCTATAGTCATTGTTGTTCTATCTATTACTTTCCTACGAGTATTCCAAGTGAAACCTCAAA CTGGGGGCGCGAGGCCAGTCCCCCAACGAGATGGGGGCCCCGGCAGAGTGCAGGCTGTCAGAAACCAAAGAGCACGGATGAGAGCTAATG CCCGCAACCAAGCAGCCTTCGAAGAAGAGGAACCTGGTGTAGCCGAGGAAGCCGATGAGGAGGGTGGTCAGGATGCCCAGAAGATAGACTTTGATGACAAGATGGGCGCTAAG AAACGTGCAAAGCTGGAAGCGAAAATGGAGAAGAAAAAAGCCAGAGAAGCCGAAGAACAGATGCGAGAgatgaagaagaaaaaaaatgaagaacttGAGGAAGAAAGGAAGAAAGCAGAGGAGAAACTAGAG GAGGAAGAACGTAAGCGCGAAGAGGCCGCCCGAAAGGCCGAGGAGGAGCGCAAGAAACGTGAGCAGGAGGAGTATGAGGCCCTCCGGGCCGCCTTCACCGTCGAGGGGGAGGGCTTCGACGAAGAAGAACAGGAGGGAGACTCGCTGCTTAAAGACTTTGTTGACTATATTAAG GCACAAAAGGTTGTGTTACTTGAAGATCTTGCTGCTCACTTCAAGCTTAAGACTCAGGCAGCTATCGACAGGATAACAGACCTACAAGCGTCAGGAGAACTTACAGGAGTCATCGATGACCGAGGGAAGTTCATATTCATCTCACAGAAAGAGCTGGAAGATGTAGCCAAATTTATCAAACAGAGAGGCAGAGTATCCATTACAGAGTTGGCAGAATCCAGTAAtgacttaattaatttaaatcctGTCCAGTTATCTGCTTAG